From one Streptomyces sp. ICC1 genomic stretch:
- a CDS encoding metal-dependent hydrolase produces MSNTPPAPAFVASEHTEHIDLTGGLKARNVSFSWEDTPLHWLPGDPFANHTINVLHLLLPAGERWFVHVYKQVLPYITDEALRADVVGFIGQEAMHATAHDDVLPHLKRLGLDPTPYTAQVDWLFEKLLGDRTLPPGKARKWWLMERVAMIAAIEHYTAFLGNWVLNAEELDRRGADPMMLDLLRWHGAEEVEHRSVAFDLFMHVDGNYRRRARTWATAFTALVFLWQRGSRYFMEHDPERPGSKASFGQFHRAGRKGTLPSTGAMLKSIPTYLSRTYHPSQEGSTAQAVAYLASSPGANGGFTA; encoded by the coding sequence ATGTCTAATACGCCGCCCGCGCCCGCCTTCGTGGCGTCGGAACACACGGAACACATAGACCTCACGGGAGGCCTCAAGGCCCGGAACGTGTCCTTCTCCTGGGAGGACACCCCGCTCCACTGGCTGCCCGGCGACCCCTTCGCCAACCACACCATCAACGTGCTGCACCTCCTGCTCCCGGCGGGCGAGCGCTGGTTCGTGCACGTCTACAAGCAGGTGCTCCCGTACATCACGGACGAGGCACTGCGGGCGGACGTCGTCGGCTTCATCGGCCAGGAGGCCATGCACGCCACGGCGCACGACGACGTACTGCCCCACCTCAAGCGGCTGGGCCTGGACCCGACCCCCTACACCGCCCAGGTCGACTGGCTCTTCGAGAAGCTGCTCGGTGACCGGACGCTGCCGCCGGGCAAGGCGCGCAAGTGGTGGCTGATGGAGCGCGTGGCGATGATCGCGGCGATCGAGCACTACACGGCGTTCCTCGGCAACTGGGTGCTGAACGCCGAGGAGTTGGATCGCCGGGGCGCCGATCCGATGATGCTGGACCTGCTGCGCTGGCACGGCGCGGAGGAGGTCGAGCACCGCTCGGTGGCCTTCGACCTCTTCATGCACGTGGACGGCAACTACCGCCGCCGCGCCAGGACCTGGGCCACCGCCTTCACCGCGCTGGTCTTCCTGTGGCAGCGCGGGTCGCGCTACTTCATGGAGCACGACCCCGAACGGCCCGGCTCCAAGGCCTCGTTCGGCCAGTTCCACCGCGCCGGCCGCAAGGGCACCCTGCCCTCCACGGGCGCCATGCTGAAGTCGATCCCGACGTACCTCTCGCGTACGTACCACCCCTCGCAGGAGGGCTCGACGGCCCAGGCCGTCGCCTACCTGGCCTCCTCCCCCGGCGCGAACGGCGGTTTCACGGCATGA
- a CDS encoding YfhO family protein, translating to MAVEPAKRSSPPPDQDRPAPRRAARLYGPLLAFLLASGAFCASWIARGTFPFGDTGRAVNDQANQYVPFHRALWDLVHGQAAGDVLFTWRGGFGQQFLSDYHTYLGNPFSWLAVLVPRAHVDLAVFAITPVTMGAAAAVMCVYLGKLHPGPWWQRGVLGAVYGLCGWALSDASYIPMWMWGLVALPLLGIGVEWCLEQRRWPGVALLVALAWAGNFYTAMMATMAACVLLAVRLILLDMTGPQRLRAAWRAGTAAATGILLTLPLLLPSFLSSGAAQPTKAASFDPVRIEVFLTGMLPGTYLWGGRPRLYVASLGLILAGSFLFNAAVARKTRLVWAAATLLVLLSFQFPPTQYAWHGLAVPNGNPYREAFVFSGMLVVIAWLSLANRPRPLHLALTAALLVAATFVLRHTNDFGGATWPAVLGGGAASLLALVLLALGEKRRALVPAAAVLMVCVVFAESTAAAANADARRSRERWAKPIATSSQSITRHFEAVRSVDGWPAHRTDSGSPQTSYNDALALRAEGPQYYSSYLPEATFRALEPLGYGYKNDGRTFFGADNPVLDAIFSIGARVRPGSAPDTWTGSKFPAPPLVTVRSGPVSYTTLRCPETRPDPVCRLLSEKKKRITGLGAGERGGRGARADDARAARLGRGVRRRGHGVVGGRGGGGGGRRARGGGGGGGGCGGGLRRRGGHARRGSIGGGGRVGVLGGGGAGDLGRGRGRGRRQEVAAEGFPSPVPISTLTPCLIRRPRPPSWRRNTRNT from the coding sequence GTGGCCGTCGAGCCCGCGAAGCGAAGCAGTCCACCCCCCGATCAGGACCGGCCCGCGCCGCGCCGTGCCGCGCGCCTGTACGGTCCGCTCCTCGCGTTCCTCCTCGCCTCGGGCGCCTTCTGCGCGTCCTGGATCGCCCGCGGCACCTTCCCCTTCGGCGACACCGGCCGCGCCGTCAACGACCAGGCCAACCAGTACGTGCCCTTCCACCGGGCGTTGTGGGACCTGGTGCACGGACAGGCCGCCGGAGACGTCCTGTTCACCTGGCGCGGCGGCTTCGGTCAGCAGTTCCTGTCCGACTACCACACGTACCTCGGCAACCCCTTCTCCTGGCTGGCCGTCCTCGTCCCCCGCGCCCACGTCGACCTCGCCGTCTTCGCGATCACCCCGGTGACGATGGGCGCCGCGGCCGCCGTCATGTGCGTCTACCTCGGCAAGCTGCACCCCGGCCCGTGGTGGCAGCGGGGCGTCCTCGGAGCCGTGTACGGGCTGTGCGGCTGGGCGCTCAGCGACGCCTCGTACATCCCCATGTGGATGTGGGGCCTGGTCGCGCTCCCGCTCCTCGGCATCGGCGTCGAGTGGTGCCTGGAGCAGCGCCGCTGGCCCGGGGTCGCCCTGCTGGTCGCGCTCGCCTGGGCCGGAAACTTCTACACGGCGATGATGGCGACGATGGCGGCCTGCGTCCTGCTCGCCGTCCGCCTGATCCTCCTCGACATGACGGGCCCGCAGCGGCTGCGCGCCGCGTGGCGGGCCGGGACGGCCGCCGCGACGGGCATCCTGCTCACGCTCCCGCTCCTCCTGCCCTCGTTCCTCTCCAGCGGGGCCGCGCAGCCCACCAAGGCGGCCTCCTTCGATCCCGTGCGGATCGAGGTCTTCCTGACGGGCATGCTCCCCGGCACCTACCTGTGGGGCGGCCGGCCCCGGCTGTACGTGGCCTCCCTGGGCCTGATCCTGGCCGGGTCCTTCCTCTTCAACGCGGCCGTGGCGCGCAAGACCCGGCTGGTGTGGGCGGCGGCGACCCTGCTCGTCCTGCTCTCCTTCCAGTTCCCGCCCACCCAGTACGCGTGGCACGGGCTGGCGGTGCCGAACGGCAACCCCTACCGCGAGGCCTTCGTCTTCAGCGGCATGCTGGTGGTCATCGCCTGGCTGTCCCTGGCCAACCGGCCGCGCCCGCTCCACCTGGCGCTGACCGCCGCCCTGCTGGTCGCCGCCACCTTCGTGCTCCGGCACACCAACGACTTCGGCGGCGCGACCTGGCCGGCGGTCCTCGGCGGCGGCGCGGCCTCCCTGCTGGCCCTGGTCCTGCTGGCGCTGGGCGAGAAGCGCCGCGCACTGGTCCCCGCGGCCGCGGTGCTGATGGTCTGCGTCGTCTTCGCCGAGTCGACGGCGGCCGCGGCCAACGCCGACGCCCGCCGCTCGCGCGAACGCTGGGCGAAGCCGATCGCCACTTCGAGCCAGTCGATCACCCGCCACTTCGAAGCGGTCCGCTCCGTGGACGGCTGGCCCGCCCACCGGACCGACTCGGGCTCCCCGCAGACCTCGTACAACGACGCCCTCGCCCTGCGGGCGGAGGGGCCGCAGTACTACAGCAGCTACCTGCCCGAGGCCACGTTCCGGGCCCTCGAACCCCTCGGCTACGGCTACAAGAACGACGGCCGGACCTTCTTCGGCGCCGACAACCCCGTCCTGGACGCGATCTTCTCGATCGGCGCGCGGGTCCGCCCCGGGTCCGCCCCGGACACCTGGACCGGCTCGAAGTTCCCCGCCCCGCCCCTGGTCACCGTCCGCTCCGGCCCTGTCTCTTATACAACCCTCCGATGCCCCGAGACTAGGCCTGATCCCGTATGCCGTCTTCTGTCTGAAAAAAAAAAACGAATAACGGGGCTGGGGGCGGGGGAGCGCGGAGGGCGGGGCGCGCGGGCGGACGATGCCCGTGCGGCGCGCCTGGGGCGCGGGGTTCGGCGGCGCGGGCACGGCGTGGTGGGCGGCCGGGGCGGGGGTGGGGGTGGGCGTCGGGCGCGGGGCGGCGGGGGGGGGGGGGGGGGGTGCGGGGGCGGGCTTCGGCGCCGCGGCGGCCATGCGCGCCGCGGCAGCATTGGTGGCGGCGGCCGAGTCGGTGTACTTGGCGGCGGGGGCGCCGGGGATCTCGGCCGGGGGCGCGGGCGCGGGCGGCGGCAGGAAGTGGCCGCAGAGGGGTTTCCCTCCCCTGTACCCATCAGTACATTGACGCCATGTCTAATACGCCGCCCGCGCCCGCCTTCGTGGCGTCGGAACACACGGAACACATAG